CGCGGCAGGTCGTGCAGCACGATCACCAGGAATTTGGGATACGCATCGGCGAGATGGTCCAGCAGCAGGGTCACTTCAGCCGCTGCGCCGGCCGCCGCCAGTTCGCCGCCAACCTCGGGCCAGATCACGCTGGCCGCGCTGATCGAGGCGACGCGTCGGGCCAGGCTGAAGGGCTCGTCCGGATGCCCGGCGAGGATCAGGAAGGGCAGGGGGCGGTCGATGTGCACCCGGCCGCCGCCATCCAACTTGCGGCGATGGGCGTGCTCGCCACCCAGGTCCGGCGAGGGCGGCTGCTGCACCGGCTTGTTGTCGGTCAAGCCGCACCCGCCAGCAAGGCGCGCGCCTGAGCGGCGGTATGGTTGATGAACGCACGCATCGCCGCGAGCTCGTCCGGATAGGGGCGGCCGGTCCACTCGTCCATGTAGAACTTCTTGAATTCCAGCGCGATCGCACAGCCCGTTTCCGGGTAGCGTTCGTGCACGAAGCGCGTCAGCTCACCCTTGCCCTGGAAGGCGATGTTCTCGCGCACGTCCAGGCGACGCTGGTTGAAGTCCAACTCACCCATGGACTGCATCAGCGGGTCGAGCAGGAACGCCCAGCGGTCGCGCGGCATCGAGAAGGTGCCGATGTTCACGTCCGGCGCATCCTCCTGCGCCGTCGGTGGTGCGTCGGCGCCGTCGCGGCGGTGGTTGTAGCTGTGCACGTCCAACAGCACGAAGCGCCCGTGGCGGGCGACCACGCTGTCCAGCAGCTCGCCCATCATCCGGTAGAAGCCGCGGTGGTACTCCTGCATGCCGCGCAGCAGCTCACCCTCGGGCGGTGTCTGCCAGACCTTCAGCCCCCAGGACTGGCTGGGGTCCAGGTACACGGCCTGGTCGAGGCCGCGGTTGAGGTCGGCCTCGAAGCGTGACCGCATCGCAATGACGTGGGTCGGGATGTCGACGATCGCCTGCCCGGTGTGTGGGTCTTCCTCGCGGAGGCGGCCAGCGTCGTCGAGCGCCATCGCTGCGGCGGCCTGCGCGCCGAGGCCGTGGCCGTCGTGGATCGCGGTGGCAATGATGGGATCGTCGCCGCGTTGGACGATCCACCAGGGCGGCGCGGGCTGTTCGAATTTTTCCATGGACGCACCTTGGCCGAGGCTGCGTGGCCAAGGCGTGTATGGCGGACCGGCGCGCTCGTCGTGCTGCAATCACATGGCCGCGAATTACACTCGGTCATCGCCCACCCGATCATCAGGACCGCCCATGCGAACCACTTCGATCCAAGTCCTGCTTGCCTGCTCGGTAGCACTCGCGGCCGCCTGCAGCACCACGCCGGCGGATGCTGACGCCACCGGCGCCGAACCGCCGGCCGACGGTGCGATGACGATCGTCGGACCGATTGTTTCCATCGACACCGACCCCTGGGCCTACGACGGCAATGCGGTCGTACTGGTGGATGCTGACGGCCGCGGGCGTATGGCCGTCGAGCTGCCGGCGCGCTGGAACCTGTGTGAGGCGGAGCCCGTCGATGTGGCGGCGTTGAGCGTCGGGATGCGCGTGCAGGCGGTCGGCGCGCCGTCCGGCGACGGCGTGCTGGTGGTGTGCGAGGCCGCGGCGCACCGGCTGGTTCCAATCCGCTAGCTCGCCAACACCGATCCCACCCGGACCCGTGAGGACGCCATGACACTGCCACTGAAATGCCGCTGCGGCGCAGTCCGTGGCGAAATGCAGCCCCGGCGCGCATTTGTCCGGGCCAGCTGCTACTGCAAGGACTGCCGGGCGTACGCGCGGTTTCTCGGGGTGCCCGGTGTGTTGGATGAGGCGGGCGGCACCGAGGTCGTGGCCACGGCACCGGCCACGGTGCGGCTGACAGCGGGCGTCGAGCATGTGGCCTGCATGTCGCTCAGTCCCAAGGGCACGCTGCGCTGGTACGCCGGGTGCTGTCGCACGCCGTTGGGCAATACCTCGCGTAATGCGCGGCTGCCGTACCTGGGACTGGTGACGAGCTGCATCGATGCCGCTCCACAGCAACTTGATGCGGCGGTGGGTCCGGCCGGGCGGTGCCTGATCAACACCGCGTCCGCCACGGCCCCGGTGCGCGCCACGCCACTGGCGTTTGCGTGGGGCGGGCTGCGGATACTGGCCGGCATAGTCGGCGCCCGCCTGCGCGGTGAACGCGCCTCGCCGTTCTTCGATGGCAACGGGCAGCCTCTGCGCGCGCCGGAGGTGATCAGCCTTGAGCAGCGCCAAGCGCTTGAGCGCGGGGACGCTTCAGCGGATCCAGACTGAACTGTTCACGGCCCGTCTCACGCGCTGAGACCGGTACCGGCGAACGTGGCGCGATGAATGTCACCGAGAAACTTGCCGTGCTGGCCGATGCGGCCAAATACGACGCGTCCTGCGCGTCCAGCGGGGCGGCCAAGCGGGATTCGCTCAAGACCGGTGGCGTGGGCAGCACGGGCGGCATGGGCATCTGTCACTCGTACACGCCGGACGGGCGCTGCGTGTCGCTGCTGAAGATCCTGCTGACCAACTTCTGCGTCTTCGACTGCGTCTACTGCGTCAACCGGGTGTCCAGCAACGTGCGGCGCGCACGCTTCACCACCGATGAGGTGGTGCGGTTGACGCTGGATTTCTACAAGCGCAATTACATCGAGGGCCTCTTCCTCTCCAGCGGCATCATCCGCAGCGGCGACTACACCATGGAGCAACTGGTGGAGGTCGCCCGCAGCCTGCGCGAGGATCACCGTTTCGGCGGCTACATCCACCTCAAGACCATCCCCGACGCCGCGCCCGAGCTGCTCGCGGCGGCCGGTCGTTACGCGGACCGGCTCAGCATCAACGTCGAGCTGCCGACCCAGGCCGGGCTGGACGCGCTGGCACCGGAGAAGAACCTGGGCAAGATCCGCGGCGCGATGGGCGAGGTGCGTTGGCGGATCGAGGAAGGCAAGGCGGCGCGCAAGGCGGTGCGGCGCGGTTCGGCCAAGCCGCCTCGGTTCGCGCCGGCGGGGCAGAGCACCCAGATGATCATCGGCGCGGACGACGCCAATGACCGCAGCGTGCTGCAGTCCAGCGCCAATCTGTACGGCAACTACCAGCTGCGGCGGGTGTACTACTCGGCCTTCAGTCCGATCCCGGACGCGTCGTCGCGGCTGCCGCTGGTGGCTCCGCCGCTGGCGCGCGAGCACCGCCTGTACCAGGCCGACTGGCTGCTGCGCTTCTACGGCTTCGAGGTTGATGAGATCGCGCCACCGGCCAGCGCGACTGCGGCCGGCGACGGCATGCTCGATCTGGACATCGACCCCAAGCTGGCCTGGGCGCTGCGCCACCCGGAGCAGTACCCGGTGGACATCAACCACGCGCCGCGCGAAATGCTGCTGCGCGTGCCGGGGCTGGGCACGCGCAACGTGGGCCGGATCGTCCAGTCGCGCCGCAGTGGCGGCCTGCGGGTGGCCGACCTGGCGCGGCTGCGTGCACCCATCACCAAGCTGCTGCCGTTTGTGCAGCTGCTGGATCACCATCCGGGCCGGCAACTGGATGACCCGGTGCGGCTGCGTGCACGGCTTGCGCCTCCGCCTGTGCAGGCCGGACTGTTCGGCTGAGCGGCGCAGGCATGGTTCGCACACAGGTGGAGCCGGGTTGGAGTCTGGACGCGTGGCGGGGACAGGCGCGGGCCGCACTCGCTGCGGGCGTACCGCCCGAAGACCTGCAATGGGATGGAGGCGCGCAGCAGGGGCTGGCGTTGGGTGCGTCGCTGCCGGATGCGCCGGAAGCCGACACTGGTCTGGTCGTGCCCGGCCGGTTCATCGAGCTGGCCGCCGCGGTGCTGTGCCACCGCGACGCTAACCGCCATGGCCTGCTGTACCGGTTGCTGTGGCGCATCGTGAACGGCGAACGCCGCCTGTTGGAGCGCGCCACCGACCCCGACGTCGTGGCGGCCTCGGCGCTGGCAGCCGCGGTCCGGC
This genomic interval from Lysobacter ciconiae contains the following:
- a CDS encoding putative DNA modification/repair radical SAM protein produces the protein MNVTEKLAVLADAAKYDASCASSGAAKRDSLKTGGVGSTGGMGICHSYTPDGRCVSLLKILLTNFCVFDCVYCVNRVSSNVRRARFTTDEVVRLTLDFYKRNYIEGLFLSSGIIRSGDYTMEQLVEVARSLREDHRFGGYIHLKTIPDAAPELLAAAGRYADRLSINVELPTQAGLDALAPEKNLGKIRGAMGEVRWRIEEGKAARKAVRRGSAKPPRFAPAGQSTQMIIGADDANDRSVLQSSANLYGNYQLRRVYYSAFSPIPDASSRLPLVAPPLAREHRLYQADWLLRFYGFEVDEIAPPASATAAGDGMLDLDIDPKLAWALRHPEQYPVDINHAPREMLLRVPGLGTRNVGRIVQSRRSGGLRVADLARLRAPITKLLPFVQLLDHHPGRQLDDPVRLRARLAPPPVQAGLFG
- a CDS encoding N-formylglutamate amidohydrolase, with the protein product MEKFEQPAPPWWIVQRGDDPIIATAIHDGHGLGAQAAAAMALDDAGRLREEDPHTGQAIVDIPTHVIAMRSRFEADLNRGLDQAVYLDPSQSWGLKVWQTPPEGELLRGMQEYHRGFYRMMGELLDSVVARHGRFVLLDVHSYNHRRDGADAPPTAQEDAPDVNIGTFSMPRDRWAFLLDPLMQSMGELDFNQRRLDVRENIAFQGKGELTRFVHERYPETGCAIALEFKKFYMDEWTGRPYPDELAAMRAFINHTAAQARALLAGAA
- a CDS encoding DUF6151 family protein; its protein translation is MQPRRAFVRASCYCKDCRAYARFLGVPGVLDEAGGTEVVATAPATVRLTAGVEHVACMSLSPKGTLRWYAGCCRTPLGNTSRNARLPYLGLVTSCIDAAPQQLDAAVGPAGRCLINTASATAPVRATPLAFAWGGLRILAGIVGARLRGERASPFFDGNGQPLRAPEVISLEQRQALERGDASADPD